The Streptomyces sp. NBC_01775 genome includes a region encoding these proteins:
- a CDS encoding class I adenylate-forming enzyme family protein, whose product MNGTEPGLLAELPAGARVVVRLPNGRELADVLLACFDLKLVAVPLHPRSTAAAVRGIAERVSATALVDSHGPHRTGLPDNHTTPDDLAFIMFTSGSTGPQKGAMLSRRAVLGNAAKTAALHGLAPDRPHGTCLPLYHCNALVMSLLGTHLTGAPLILQAAFDPDGYFAALGAGGARTASIVPALLADLLEVSPDWPDGLEYLVTAAAPLTTDLARRFHRRYGPRLRQGYGLTEAVNFSFTVPRLDDADFRSQYLERVPPVGAPLPDTELRLESGEVWIKTPDLMTGYWQDSRTTADTVTDDGWLRTGDLGELRDGLLVLRGRAGERINRGGEKHYPLDVEHGWRRAGMSGRFAAVAVDEPALGQDVALVATERPVSEVRELYERAPLRPAALQFGGFLATSTGKPRRKAMSRTLAARRLAPARYERLLSHAAATAHDLLRSGAEHPALRALAEHSARRPRADDHQQAGGEAVFGAFDFLREHWHSEDDAELSRAKARWRTTLLTEWPLAAHAELAAEVAARHGYEGPPVPFGTEARFGEGALLVLPHGPAADAPVWPLGPLLAFLDGSAGDGGTDRWRRLTRLRESGFSTTGCSVLRAGRHDLGGVLWARQPDPGQNEHTGATG is encoded by the coding sequence TTGAACGGCACCGAACCCGGACTCCTGGCCGAACTGCCCGCCGGCGCACGGGTGGTGGTCCGGCTGCCCAACGGCCGCGAGCTGGCGGACGTGCTGCTCGCCTGCTTCGACCTGAAGCTCGTCGCGGTCCCGCTGCACCCGCGCTCCACAGCGGCGGCGGTCAGGGGGATCGCCGAGCGCGTCTCCGCGACGGCCCTGGTGGACAGCCACGGGCCGCACCGCACCGGCCTGCCCGACAACCACACGACGCCGGACGACCTCGCCTTCATCATGTTCACCTCGGGCTCCACCGGCCCGCAGAAAGGGGCCATGCTCAGCCGGCGGGCCGTGCTGGGCAACGCGGCCAAGACGGCGGCCCTGCACGGGCTGGCACCGGACCGACCCCACGGGACCTGCCTTCCGCTGTACCACTGCAACGCACTGGTCATGTCCCTGCTCGGCACACACCTCACCGGCGCACCACTCATCCTTCAGGCCGCCTTCGACCCGGACGGCTACTTCGCCGCGTTGGGCGCAGGCGGGGCCAGGACCGCCTCCATCGTGCCCGCGCTGCTGGCGGACCTGCTGGAGGTCTCTCCCGACTGGCCGGACGGCCTGGAGTACCTGGTCACCGCGGCAGCTCCGCTGACCACCGACCTCGCCCGCCGCTTCCATCGCCGTTACGGCCCGCGCCTGCGGCAGGGCTACGGCTTGACCGAGGCGGTCAACTTCAGCTTCACCGTGCCCCGGCTCGACGACGCCGACTTCCGCAGCCAGTACCTGGAGCGGGTGCCACCGGTCGGGGCACCGCTGCCGGACACCGAACTGCGCCTGGAATCCGGTGAGGTGTGGATCAAAACCCCGGACCTGATGACCGGATACTGGCAAGACAGCCGGACCACCGCCGACACGGTCACCGACGACGGCTGGCTGCGCACCGGCGATCTGGGCGAACTGCGAGACGGCCTGCTCGTGCTGCGCGGCCGTGCCGGTGAGCGCATCAACCGGGGCGGGGAGAAGCACTACCCGCTCGACGTCGAACACGGCTGGCGGCGGGCGGGCATGTCCGGGCGGTTCGCGGCGGTCGCGGTGGACGAACCCGCACTCGGCCAGGACGTCGCACTGGTCGCCACGGAGCGGCCGGTCTCCGAGGTACGCGAACTGTACGAGCGGGCACCGCTGCGGCCTGCGGCACTTCAGTTCGGCGGGTTCCTGGCGACGTCCACCGGCAAGCCCCGGCGCAAGGCGATGAGCCGTACCCTCGCCGCACGCCGGCTGGCCCCCGCACGGTACGAACGGCTGCTCAGCCATGCCGCGGCCACCGCGCACGATCTGCTGCGCTCGGGGGCCGAGCACCCCGCCCTGCGGGCGCTGGCCGAGCACTCCGCCCGGCGCCCGCGGGCCGATGACCACCAGCAAGCAGGCGGGGAAGCCGTGTTCGGCGCCTTCGACTTCCTGCGGGAGCACTGGCACAGCGAGGACGACGCGGAGCTGTCCCGGGCCAAGGCCCGCTGGCGCACGACGCTGCTCACCGAGTGGCCCCTGGCGGCGCACGCGGAACTCGCCGCGGAAGTGGCGGCCCGCCACGGGTACGAGGGGCCACCGGTGCCGTTCGGCACCGAAGCCCGCTTCGGGGAGGGCGCACTGCTCGTACTCCCGCACGGGCCGGCGGCCGACGCCCCCGTCTGGCCGCTGGGCCCGCTGCTGGCCTTCTTGGACGGTTCCGCCGGGGACGGCGGGACGGATCGCTGGAGGCGGCTGACCCGGCTGCGCGAGAGCGGATTCTCCACCACCGGCTGCTCGGTCCTGCGCGCCGGGCGGCACGACCTGGGCGGCGTGCTGTGGGCACGACAGCCGGATCCCGGACAGAACGAGCACACAGGAGCGACTGGATGA
- a CDS encoding L-idonate 5-dehydrogenase, translated as MRACVVHAAGDLRVEERTPADPGPGEIAVAVALGGICGSDLHYYHHGRVGDFTVQEPMVLGHEIVGHVAALGPGNDGPVPGTPVAVHPATPCGRCPECAAGRRNVCADTRYLGSAARTPHVQGGFAQLVTVPAPQLRALPEGLSLRRAVVAEPLSVALHAVRRAGEVRGKRVLVTGAGPIGCLVTAVLRHHGAAEVVVSDLLDTPLRIAEASGATATLRADDPARLSAAYDFDVAIEASGAPAALRSCVERVRRAGTVVLLGLLPPGEIGLLGNVTVTRELELRGAFRFDTEFDDAIGLLTGGLPVDAIVTHTFPLAESGAAFAVAHDRTVASKVLLDLTTP; from the coding sequence ATGCGCGCCTGTGTCGTCCACGCGGCAGGAGATCTCCGGGTCGAGGAGCGTACCCCCGCCGACCCGGGGCCCGGTGAGATCGCCGTGGCCGTCGCCCTCGGCGGCATCTGCGGGTCCGACCTGCACTACTACCACCACGGCCGGGTCGGTGACTTCACCGTCCAGGAGCCGATGGTGCTGGGGCACGAGATCGTCGGCCATGTCGCGGCCCTCGGCCCCGGCAACGACGGCCCGGTCCCGGGCACACCGGTGGCCGTCCACCCCGCCACACCCTGCGGCCGTTGCCCCGAGTGCGCGGCCGGGCGCCGCAACGTCTGCGCCGACACCCGGTATCTGGGCAGCGCGGCCCGCACCCCGCATGTCCAAGGCGGGTTCGCCCAGCTCGTGACCGTGCCCGCTCCGCAGCTCCGGGCGCTGCCCGAAGGGCTGAGCCTGCGCCGTGCCGTCGTGGCGGAGCCCCTCTCGGTGGCCCTGCACGCGGTGCGGCGGGCGGGCGAGGTACGCGGCAAGCGCGTCCTGGTGACGGGAGCCGGCCCGATCGGGTGTCTCGTCACCGCCGTCCTGCGCCACCACGGCGCGGCCGAAGTCGTCGTGAGCGATCTGCTCGACACCCCGCTGCGCATCGCCGAAGCCTCCGGAGCCACCGCCACGCTCCGGGCGGACGATCCCGCGCGGCTGTCCGCGGCGTACGACTTCGATGTCGCGATCGAGGCGTCCGGGGCGCCCGCCGCCCTGCGCAGCTGCGTGGAGCGGGTCCGCCGCGCGGGTACCGTCGTACTCCTCGGGCTGCTGCCGCCGGGCGAGATCGGCCTGTTGGGCAACGTCACCGTGACCCGCGAGCTGGAGCTGCGGGGGGCCTTCCGCTTCGACACCGAGTTCGACGACGCGATCGGACTCCTCACCGGAGGGCTGCCCGTCGACGCGATCGTGACGCACACTTTCCCGCTCGCCGAATCCGGCGCTGCCTTCGCTGTCGCCCACGACCGCACCGTCGCGTCGAAGGTTCTGCTGGACCTGACAACTCCCTGA
- a CDS encoding SDR family oxidoreductase — MSHPMFDITGQVALVSGSSRGIGKALARGLLEAGCTLVLNGRDTAALAAAREEFAAAFGERVHTAAFDVTDSTAVERGVADIEERVGPIDVLVNNTGRQQRAPFTEFTDEDWHGLLDTNLTSAFIVGRAVARRMTSRGRGKIVNICSLQSEAVRPGIAPYSATKGGLKMLTKGMCADLGPAGIQVNAIGPGYFATELTSALVADEEFTAWVRKRTPAGRWGEVGDLVGALIYLSSPASDFVNGQVLYVDGGMLSVL; from the coding sequence ATGAGCCACCCGATGTTCGACATCACCGGCCAGGTCGCCCTGGTGTCCGGCTCCAGCCGGGGTATCGGCAAGGCCCTCGCGCGCGGCCTGCTGGAGGCGGGCTGCACGCTCGTGCTGAACGGCCGCGACACCGCCGCCCTCGCGGCGGCGCGGGAGGAATTCGCCGCGGCCTTCGGCGAGCGGGTCCACACCGCCGCCTTCGACGTGACGGACTCCACCGCCGTCGAGCGCGGCGTCGCCGACATCGAGGAGCGGGTCGGCCCCATCGACGTGCTGGTGAACAACACCGGGCGGCAACAGCGTGCCCCCTTCACGGAGTTCACCGACGAGGACTGGCACGGGCTCCTGGACACCAACCTCACCAGCGCCTTCATCGTCGGGCGCGCGGTGGCGCGACGGATGACCTCGCGAGGGCGCGGCAAGATCGTCAACATCTGCTCGCTTCAGAGCGAGGCGGTCCGCCCCGGCATCGCGCCGTACTCCGCGACCAAGGGCGGTCTGAAGATGCTCACCAAGGGCATGTGCGCGGATCTCGGACCCGCCGGGATCCAGGTGAACGCCATCGGTCCGGGCTACTTCGCCACCGAACTCACCTCGGCGCTGGTCGCGGACGAGGAGTTCACCGCCTGGGTCCGCAAGCGCACCCCGGCCGGGCGGTGGGGGGAGGTCGGGGATCTCGTCGGCGCCCTGATCTACCTGTCCTCCCCCGCGTCCGACTTCGTCAACGGACAGGTGCTGTACGTCGACGGCGGCATGCTCTCCGTCCTCTGA
- a CDS encoding NAD(P)-dependent oxidoreductase, producing the protein MKKRVLVTREDLPGRGLERLSAAAELVAWPGSGKPGPAELAALAPGASAVLALGNDAVDAALLDAAGPSLRVVALASMGHDNVDVAAAAERGVVATHTPGVLAETTADLTFALILAARRRLGAAGARLAGGGWDLFRMRDYLGLDIHGATLGLVGYGQIGRAVARRAQGFGMRVLHHDPYAGEDSLSTAVGWESLLAESDIVSLHVPLTDETRHLVSERELAAMKPTSTLVSTSRGGVVDEDALLRAVREGRIHSAGLDVYEREPMGAALSPLVAEENIVTLPHIGSATESTRAAMVDLAVDNILDVLAERPARTALPGTPAVPGGSVPTTEASA; encoded by the coding sequence TTGAAAAAGCGTGTTCTCGTTACCCGAGAAGATCTTCCCGGACGCGGCCTGGAGCGCCTTTCCGCGGCGGCCGAGCTGGTGGCCTGGCCGGGCAGCGGCAAGCCGGGCCCGGCGGAGCTGGCCGCCCTCGCGCCGGGGGCGAGCGCCGTCCTGGCGCTGGGCAACGACGCCGTGGACGCGGCGCTGCTGGACGCCGCGGGCCCGTCCCTGCGCGTCGTGGCCCTGGCCAGCATGGGGCATGACAACGTCGACGTCGCCGCGGCGGCCGAGCGGGGCGTCGTCGCCACCCACACACCGGGGGTGCTCGCCGAGACCACCGCCGACCTCACCTTCGCCTTGATCCTCGCCGCCCGGCGCCGACTGGGCGCTGCGGGTGCCCGCCTGGCGGGAGGCGGCTGGGACCTGTTCCGGATGCGCGACTACCTCGGCCTGGACATCCACGGCGCCACGCTCGGCCTCGTGGGCTACGGGCAGATCGGCCGCGCCGTCGCGCGCCGCGCCCAGGGCTTCGGCATGCGGGTGCTCCACCATGACCCGTACGCGGGCGAGGACTCCCTGTCGACGGCGGTGGGGTGGGAGTCGCTGCTGGCCGAGTCCGACATCGTGTCGCTCCACGTGCCGCTCACCGACGAGACCCGGCACCTCGTCTCGGAGCGTGAACTCGCCGCGATGAAGCCCACCTCCACGCTGGTCAGCACCTCCCGCGGCGGCGTCGTGGACGAGGATGCCCTGCTCCGTGCCGTACGCGAGGGGCGGATACATTCCGCGGGTCTCGACGTGTACGAGCGCGAGCCGATGGGGGCGGCGTTGTCCCCGCTGGTGGCGGAGGAGAACATCGTCACGCTGCCGCACATCGGCTCGGCCACCGAGAGCACCCGTGCCGCCATGGTCGACCTGGCCGTCGACAACATCCTGGACGTTCTCGCCGAACGCCCGGCGCGCACCGCCCTGCCCGGCACCCCGGCCGTCCCCGGCGGGTCCGTACCCACCACCGAGGCCTCCGCATGA
- the nac gene encoding nitrogen assimilation transcriptional regulator NAC, with the protein MDTRRLYSFIKIVDAGSITRAADILHIAQPALSQHLSSLETQFGQQLLIRSKRGVVPTEAGRTLYQHAQLILRQVDLAHAAVDVSGQAPAGSVSVGLAPYSLGAALGLPLLRTVRERYPDILLHVNENFGGVISEAIMTGRMDMAFIYGAGPLRGVQFEPLRTEDLFLIRTADGQDPRGEGDVSLDELADVPLLLPSRIHTIRQLVDAAFQQASLRPRVVGEVESALTLVHAVDAGLGATVLPWSAARAILDVQALEVRRIVRPVIEVKLSLVTSDNQPLSEPALAVQDVFLELIAAFEESEENREAGADTNSR; encoded by the coding sequence ATGGACACCAGGCGTCTCTACTCCTTCATCAAGATCGTCGATGCGGGGAGCATCACGCGTGCGGCCGACATCCTGCACATCGCGCAACCCGCGCTGAGCCAGCACCTATCCTCCCTGGAGACCCAGTTCGGGCAACAGCTGCTCATCCGCAGCAAGCGCGGGGTCGTCCCGACCGAGGCGGGACGGACGCTGTACCAGCACGCCCAGCTGATCCTCCGGCAGGTCGATCTCGCACACGCCGCCGTCGACGTCTCGGGGCAGGCGCCGGCAGGAAGCGTGTCGGTGGGGCTCGCCCCGTACAGCCTGGGCGCGGCCCTGGGCCTTCCGCTGCTGCGGACCGTGCGCGAGCGCTACCCGGACATCCTGCTGCACGTCAACGAGAACTTCGGCGGGGTGATCAGCGAGGCGATCATGACCGGCCGCATGGACATGGCCTTCATCTACGGCGCCGGTCCGCTGCGGGGAGTGCAGTTCGAGCCGCTGCGCACGGAGGACCTCTTCCTGATCCGCACCGCCGACGGACAAGATCCGCGGGGCGAGGGGGACGTGAGCCTCGACGAACTCGCCGATGTGCCCCTCCTGCTGCCCAGCCGCATCCACACGATCCGCCAGCTGGTGGACGCCGCCTTCCAGCAGGCATCGCTGCGCCCCCGGGTGGTCGGTGAGGTGGAATCGGCGCTCACGCTCGTCCATGCCGTGGACGCCGGGCTCGGTGCCACCGTGCTGCCGTGGTCCGCCGCGAGGGCGATCCTGGACGTCCAGGCGCTGGAGGTCCGCCGCATCGTGCGACCCGTCATCGAGGTCAAGCTGTCCCTGGTCACCTCGGACAATCAGCCCCTTTCCGAACCGGCGCTCGCGGTGCAGGACGTCTTCCTGGAGCTGATCGCCGCCTTCGAGGAATCCGAGGAGAACAGGGAAGCCGGGGCGGATACGAATTCGCGATAG
- a CDS encoding LamB/YcsF family protein, whose translation MTHMVDLVADLGEGFGAYTMGDDSALLDLLTSANIACGFHAGDPRIMDATVRECAQRQVAVGAHPSFPDLVGFGRRAMDLSPEEVRTDVLYQLGALHAFAVAHGTRVHHVAPHGRLGNLVAVRADYADAVVEAVASFDESLIVLAQDGELADAARGRGLRVGIVGIADRAYRDDGTLVPRSEPGAVIQDPAEIARRTLRMVTEGVIRSVGGHDLQVACDTVLLHGDTPGALSVARRIREQLVSAGVGIAPLPEVLSGKAA comes from the coding sequence ATGACGCACATGGTTGATCTCGTGGCCGATCTCGGCGAGGGATTCGGCGCGTACACGATGGGCGACGACAGTGCCCTCCTGGACTTGCTGACCTCCGCCAACATCGCCTGCGGTTTCCACGCCGGGGACCCGCGCATCATGGACGCGACCGTCCGGGAGTGCGCGCAGCGGCAGGTGGCCGTGGGAGCGCATCCGAGCTTCCCCGACCTGGTGGGATTCGGCCGCCGTGCCATGGACCTGTCCCCGGAGGAGGTCCGCACGGACGTGCTCTACCAGCTCGGCGCCCTCCACGCCTTCGCCGTCGCGCACGGCACCCGGGTACACCACGTGGCACCGCACGGCCGGCTCGGCAACCTCGTCGCCGTACGCGCCGACTACGCCGATGCCGTGGTGGAGGCCGTCGCTTCTTTCGACGAATCCCTGATCGTGCTGGCACAGGACGGCGAACTCGCCGACGCCGCCCGCGGGCGCGGTCTGCGCGTGGGCATCGTGGGCATCGCCGACCGCGCCTACCGGGACGACGGCACTCTCGTACCCCGCTCGGAGCCCGGCGCCGTCATCCAGGACCCGGCGGAGATCGCCCGCCGGACGCTGCGCATGGTCACCGAGGGAGTGATCCGCAGCGTAGGCGGCCACGACCTTCAGGTCGCCTGCGACACCGTGCTGCTGCACGGAGACACCCCCGGCGCGCTCTCGGTCGCCCGCCGGATCCGGGAGCAGCTCGTCTCGGCCGGCGTCGGGATCGCTCCGCTCCCCGAGGTGCTGAGTGGCAAAGCGGCCTGA
- a CDS encoding 5-oxoprolinase subunit B family protein, with amino-acid sequence MKANLTITDCGDSALMAKAVGSDEAHSWQLVHALADALDALRLEDVYGVVPTYDSLLVEFDCTGTDHDTVRRVLWHEAARIEAQPRRAVPAKRFVVPVAYGGEYGPDLPVVAGQLGLTESEVVRIHSACDLTVRCLGAPAGAPMMDGPPFPGPVPRLASPRTRVEPGCVAVAGRQAVICPMPSPGGWPLLGRTPLRVLDLHSDPLTCYLPGDVFRFVPIRHEEWDTYAGASLADAHG; translated from the coding sequence ATGAAAGCCAACCTGACGATCACGGACTGCGGCGACTCGGCCCTGATGGCCAAGGCCGTGGGTTCCGACGAGGCACACAGCTGGCAGCTCGTCCACGCCCTGGCCGACGCCCTGGACGCCCTGCGCCTCGAAGACGTCTACGGCGTCGTCCCCACCTACGACTCCCTGCTGGTGGAGTTCGACTGCACGGGCACCGACCACGACACGGTACGGCGCGTGCTGTGGCACGAGGCCGCCCGCATCGAGGCACAGCCGCGACGGGCGGTACCGGCGAAGCGCTTCGTCGTGCCCGTGGCCTACGGCGGCGAGTACGGGCCCGACCTGCCGGTGGTCGCCGGGCAACTCGGCCTGACGGAGAGCGAGGTGGTGCGCATCCACTCCGCTTGCGACCTCACCGTACGGTGCCTGGGCGCGCCCGCGGGGGCGCCCATGATGGACGGTCCCCCCTTCCCCGGCCCGGTGCCCCGCCTGGCCTCGCCCCGCACCCGGGTGGAACCGGGCTGTGTGGCGGTCGCGGGCCGGCAGGCGGTCATCTGTCCGATGCCGTCGCCGGGCGGCTGGCCACTGCTGGGGCGCACACCGCTGCGGGTCCTCGACCTCCACAGCGACCCGCTCACCTGCTATCTTCCCGGCGACGTCTTCCGCTTCGTCCCGATCCGGCACGAGGAGTGGGACACCTACGCCGGCGCCTCCCTGGCGGACGCCCATGGCTGA
- a CDS encoding biotin-dependent carboxyltransferase family protein, translating to MAETLTVRTCGLTTVQDLGRVGRSRYGLPANGAVDQHSARVANVLCGNHERDPLLEITALDFACTTSADILIAVTGAPADLTVDGVARPQWEPLFVRAGETVRVSGIRRGLRVYLAVLGSLKADYLQGSCAPDTILGFGSALRVGEQVGLRASCPPLDHPFSRIPLFRLATPAAPFPDHWIIDVTDGPDRAEFGTTGSRLFDAPFTVSPQSNHIGLRLHGEVPRRVASGEVLSRGVPIGAVEVPAGDELLVLHRGRGVTAGYPVLGVVTATGLSALGQVRPGQRVRFRHRTLDQAVTAYRTQRGAVAALKTRVRVVFDALRIPVSADG from the coding sequence ATGGCTGAGACCCTGACGGTCCGCACCTGCGGCCTCACCACCGTGCAGGACCTCGGACGCGTCGGCCGCTCCCGTTACGGACTGCCCGCCAACGGCGCCGTCGACCAGCACTCGGCACGCGTCGCCAACGTCCTGTGCGGCAACCACGAGCGCGATCCGCTCCTGGAGATCACCGCACTGGATTTCGCCTGCACCACCTCGGCCGACATCCTCATCGCCGTCACCGGCGCGCCCGCCGACCTGACCGTCGACGGAGTCGCCAGGCCCCAGTGGGAACCGCTCTTCGTGCGGGCCGGGGAAACCGTCCGCGTCTCGGGCATCCGCCGCGGGCTGCGGGTCTACCTCGCCGTGCTCGGCTCGCTCAAGGCCGACTACCTCCAGGGCAGCTGCGCCCCCGACACGATCCTCGGGTTCGGCTCGGCCCTGCGGGTGGGCGAGCAGGTGGGCCTGCGGGCGTCCTGCCCGCCCCTCGACCACCCGTTCTCCCGCATTCCGCTCTTCCGCCTGGCCACGCCGGCCGCCCCGTTCCCCGACCACTGGATCATCGACGTGACCGACGGCCCGGACCGGGCCGAATTCGGCACCACGGGCAGCCGGCTGTTCGACGCGCCCTTCACGGTCAGCCCGCAGAGCAACCACATCGGTCTGCGGCTGCACGGTGAGGTTCCCCGCCGCGTCGCCTCCGGAGAAGTGCTCTCCCGCGGCGTTCCCATCGGCGCCGTCGAAGTGCCGGCCGGGGACGAACTCCTCGTCCTGCACCGCGGTCGCGGGGTCACCGCCGGATACCCCGTCCTCGGCGTCGTCACCGCGACGGGACTGTCCGCGCTCGGCCAGGTACGCCCCGGCCAGCGAGTCCGCTTCCGGCACCGCACGCTCGATCAGGCGGTGACCGCCTACCGCACCCAACGCGGCGCCGTCGCCGCGCTGAAGACCCGCGTACGCGTCGTGTTCGACGCCCTGCGCATCCCTGTGTCCGCCGACGGCTGA
- a CDS encoding MFS transporter, with protein sequence MSTVAAQPVPNTVDPRTARKITLAGCVGIFAELYDNGIFGFMAGTLAVVFFPGSDSAVQLVFLGYAVSFFFRPIGGIVCGYLGDRIGRQKMLVFVIMLISVATAAIGLLPTYAAIGIAAPALLILLRVAQGFSVGGEASGAMSFLAEHAPEGKRGLYTSYAQIASFLSLLTGTLIAAAMTSGLGDQRMESWGWRVPFLLAIPLGITGIYIRKRIHDTPNFTRLREEGGLAKNPLKEAFASAEHRRAMLLALFIPLMNGSGYYVLFTFMPTFMTNTLNFSTLEGLLVTATSLVGICLAIPYAGHLSDRIGRKKVIAGAAVAMAILGVPCYLLIGTGNVVLAALGALIMAVIFAGHTGIVHILLVELFPTRVRYSAYGLGYNVSSALFGGTAPLLMTFLIDSTGNTNMPAFYAVVTALGTLIAVSRVRDRAHLPLRDT encoded by the coding sequence ATGAGCACCGTGGCCGCTCAGCCGGTACCCAACACCGTCGATCCGAGAACCGCACGCAAGATCACCCTCGCGGGATGCGTCGGCATCTTCGCCGAGCTGTACGACAACGGCATCTTCGGCTTCATGGCGGGCACCCTCGCCGTCGTCTTCTTCCCCGGCTCGGACAGCGCCGTCCAACTCGTCTTCCTCGGCTACGCCGTCTCGTTCTTCTTCCGCCCCATCGGCGGGATCGTCTGCGGCTACCTGGGCGACCGCATCGGACGCCAGAAGATGCTGGTCTTCGTCATCATGCTGATCAGCGTCGCGACCGCGGCGATAGGGCTACTGCCCACGTACGCCGCCATCGGGATCGCGGCCCCCGCCTTGCTGATCCTGCTCCGCGTCGCCCAGGGCTTCTCCGTCGGCGGCGAGGCATCCGGCGCGATGAGCTTCCTCGCCGAGCACGCGCCCGAGGGGAAACGCGGGCTGTACACCAGCTACGCGCAGATAGCCTCCTTCCTCTCCCTGCTCACCGGCACCCTGATAGCCGCCGCCATGACCAGCGGACTCGGCGACCAACGCATGGAGTCCTGGGGCTGGCGCGTCCCCTTCCTGCTCGCCATACCGCTCGGCATCACCGGGATCTACATCCGCAAGCGGATCCACGACACCCCGAACTTCACGCGGCTGCGCGAGGAAGGCGGTCTGGCGAAGAACCCGCTCAAGGAGGCGTTCGCCTCCGCCGAGCACCGCCGCGCCATGCTGCTGGCGCTGTTCATCCCGCTGATGAACGGGTCCGGCTACTACGTGCTGTTCACCTTCATGCCCACCTTCATGACCAACACCCTGAACTTCAGTACGCTGGAGGGCCTCCTCGTCACCGCGACGAGCCTGGTCGGCATCTGTCTGGCCATCCCGTACGCGGGTCACCTCTCCGACCGGATCGGCCGGAAGAAGGTCATCGCGGGCGCCGCTGTCGCCATGGCGATCCTCGGCGTCCCCTGTTACCTGCTCATCGGCACGGGCAACGTCGTACTGGCCGCCCTCGGCGCCCTGATCATGGCCGTGATCTTCGCCGGGCACACCGGCATCGTCCACATCCTGCTCGTCGAGCTCTTCCCCACCCGGGTGCGGTATTCCGCGTACGGGCTGGGCTACAACGTCTCCTCCGCGCTCTTCGGCGGCACGGCGCCGCTGCTGATGACCTTCCTCATCGACAGCACGGGGAACACCAACATGCCGGCCTTCTACGCCGTGGTCACCGCGCTCGGCACGCTCATCGCCGTATCCCGGGTGCGGGACCGGGCCCACCTGCCGCTGCGCGACACCTGA
- a CDS encoding SDR family oxidoreductase — translation MSFSDYRTALVTGASTGIGAVVVERLAKRGLHVHAVARNADRLEELARKTGCTPHVVDITDTGALAEAVGELEIDVLVNNAGVSRTGNILTADEFAVDEQVAVNIKAVLHLVRLLMPGMVERDRGHIVNISSIAGVYNFGGNTIYHATKAAVHTLSRQLRVDGYGRRVRVTEICPGRVETEIFGRLLGDMEEAQRQYYDGYESLKPEDIADSIEFAVDSPRHVNIGHLEILPTFQVPGGLNFERREG, via the coding sequence ATGTCCTTCTCCGACTACAGGACCGCCCTGGTCACCGGCGCCTCCACCGGTATCGGCGCCGTCGTCGTCGAACGGCTCGCCAAGCGAGGTCTCCACGTGCACGCGGTCGCCCGCAACGCCGACCGCCTGGAGGAGCTGGCCCGCAAGACCGGGTGCACGCCACACGTCGTGGACATCACCGACACCGGCGCGCTCGCCGAGGCGGTCGGCGAGCTGGAGATCGACGTCCTCGTCAACAACGCGGGGGTGTCGCGCACCGGCAACATCCTCACCGCCGACGAGTTCGCCGTGGACGAGCAGGTGGCCGTCAACATCAAGGCCGTCCTGCACCTGGTGCGGCTGCTCATGCCCGGCATGGTGGAGCGCGACCGCGGCCACATCGTCAATATCAGCTCCATCGCCGGCGTCTACAACTTCGGCGGCAACACCATCTACCACGCGACGAAGGCGGCGGTACACACGCTGTCGCGGCAGCTGCGCGTGGACGGCTACGGCCGCCGGGTGCGCGTGACCGAGATCTGCCCGGGCCGCGTCGAGACCGAGATCTTCGGACGGCTGCTCGGCGACATGGAGGAGGCACAGCGGCAGTACTACGACGGCTACGAGTCCCTCAAGCCCGAGGACATCGCCGACTCCATCGAGTTCGCCGTCGACTCCCCACGCCACGTGAACATCGGACACCTGGAGATCCTGCCCACCTTCCAGGTCCCCGGCGGCCTCAACTTCGAGCGGCGCGAGGGCTGA